The Cellulomonas fulva genome includes a window with the following:
- a CDS encoding motility protein A, translating to MDPAGLIGIGVALTAIFGALILEGADPMSIMLPAPLLLVWVGTIGVGVAGHTLRDVKNAFAAVPRALRSKAPDPSQTVDTVVSLAERARREGLLALEDAAKDIDDEFLRSGLQAAIDGTDPEDLRVILEDRIATKRTSDKVNAKYFADMGGYAPTIGIIGTVISLVHVLENLSEPAALGHSIAAAFVATLWGILSANVVWLPLGARIKRISDLECAHMEVTLEGLLAVQAGANPRVVGERLRSLIPADLVAASDDKAAA from the coding sequence ATGGACCCCGCTGGACTCATCGGCATCGGCGTCGCGCTCACGGCGATCTTCGGCGCGCTGATCCTCGAGGGCGCCGACCCGATGTCGATCATGCTGCCCGCACCGCTCCTGCTGGTGTGGGTCGGCACGATCGGCGTGGGCGTCGCCGGGCACACCCTGCGCGACGTCAAGAACGCGTTCGCCGCGGTCCCGCGCGCGCTGCGCTCCAAGGCGCCCGACCCGTCGCAGACGGTCGACACGGTGGTCTCGCTCGCCGAGCGCGCCCGCCGCGAGGGTCTGCTCGCGCTCGAGGACGCCGCGAAGGACATCGACGACGAGTTCCTGCGCTCGGGCCTCCAGGCCGCGATCGACGGCACCGACCCGGAGGACCTGCGCGTGATCCTCGAGGACCGGATCGCCACCAAGCGCACCTCGGACAAGGTCAACGCCAAGTACTTCGCGGACATGGGCGGCTACGCGCCGACGATCGGCATCATCGGCACGGTCATCTCCCTGGTCCACGTGCTGGAGAACCTCTCCGAGCCGGCCGCGCTCGGACACTCGATCGCCGCGGCCTTCGTCGCGACCCTGTGGGGCATCCTCTCGGCGAACGTCGTCTGGCTGCCGCTGGGGGCCCGCATCAAGCGCATCTCCGACCTGGAGTGCGCCCACATGGAGGTCACGCTCGAGGGTCTGCTCGCCGTGCAGGCGGGGGCCAACCCGCGCGTGGTCGGCGAGCGCCTGCGCTCGCTCATCCCCGCGGACCTCGTCGCCGCGTCCGACGACAAGGCCGCCGCATGA
- a CDS encoding flagellar FlbD family protein — translation MIVVTRLTGDRFGINPDLIQRVDSAPDTIITLIDGTKYIVAEPLAEVISRIDERAAQVLARSQELRSQTRLTPVPDLPDDDEPVDPPLPLRPRSV, via the coding sequence ATGATCGTTGTCACACGCCTGACCGGCGACAGGTTCGGGATCAACCCCGACCTGATCCAGCGGGTCGACTCCGCGCCGGACACGATCATCACGCTGATCGACGGCACCAAGTACATCGTCGCCGAGCCCCTCGCCGAGGTCATCTCCCGCATCGACGAGCGCGCCGCCCAGGTGCTCGCGCGGTCCCAGGAGCTCCGGTCGCAGACGCGGCTCACGCCCGTCCCGGACCTCCCGGACGACGACGAGCCCGTGGACCCGCCGCTCCCGCTACGACCGAGGAGCGTGTGA